A stretch of Novipirellula artificiosorum DNA encodes these proteins:
- a CDS encoding PEP-CTERM sorting domain-containing protein (PEP-CTERM proteins occur, often in large numbers, in the proteomes of bacteria that also encode an exosortase, a predicted intramembrane cysteine proteinase. The presence of a PEP-CTERM domain at a protein's C-terminus predicts cleavage within the sorting domain, followed by covalent anchoring to some some component of the (usually Gram-negative) cell surface. Many PEP-CTERM proteins exhibit an unusual sequence composition that includes large numbers of potential glycosylation sites. Expression of one such protein has been shown restore the ability of a bacterium to form floc, a type of biofilm.), with product MIKSNLLRALAAACLAFGINSGNVDAAVVKLTGGDASGGWVLDSGNVLLAANLGAASAVTTATVQGVSFTPLLGPAPWSVTAGSITLSVQTNSSAVVGPTPAPGINFGVASGDNTGLETIGNTYFSHFDTPITLTFSGLNASANYRIDHILSNGTAPSTLNMYADQNGDGVRTFYENVVTSPTFPVNPSDFGVYLSSVDATSTLGGVVSTEAGNFGTGGFLNAVVISEISAVPEPTSLAALAVGTAALAIRRRRRARKA from the coding sequence ATGATCAAGTCAAACCTCCTTCGGGCACTCGCAGCGGCCTGCCTCGCATTCGGAATCAACAGCGGCAACGTAGATGCGGCGGTGGTGAAATTGACGGGCGGAGATGCTTCAGGTGGATGGGTCCTGGATTCTGGAAACGTGCTCTTGGCAGCGAACCTCGGCGCGGCAAGCGCCGTGACGACAGCGACCGTACAGGGCGTCTCGTTCACGCCTCTGCTGGGTCCGGCACCCTGGTCCGTTACAGCGGGCAGTATCACCTTAAGCGTCCAAACAAATAGCTCTGCGGTTGTTGGCCCAACACCTGCGCCAGGCATAAACTTTGGAGTCGCTAGCGGAGACAATACTGGCTTGGAAACGATCGGCAATACCTATTTTTCACATTTCGACACGCCAATAACACTTACGTTCTCCGGCCTAAACGCCTCCGCGAACTATCGCATCGATCACATTCTCTCCAACGGAACAGCGCCCTCAACACTCAACATGTATGCGGATCAGAACGGCGATGGGGTACGAACATTCTACGAAAACGTCGTCACCAGCCCCACTTTTCCGGTGAATCCCTCCGACTTTGGCGTGTACCTTTCGAGCGTTGACGCTACTTCAACCTTGGGTGGAGTTGTTTCGACCGAAGCGGGTAATTTCGGCACGGGCGGCTTTCTGAACGCCGTTGTAATCAGTGAGATTTCGGCTGTCCCAGAACCGACGTCGTTGGCTGCCCTCGCAGTTGGAACGGCCGCATTGGCCATTCGCCGGCGACGCAGGGCCCGCAAAGCCTAA